From a region of the Pseudoclavibacter endophyticus genome:
- a CDS encoding dipeptide/oligopeptide/nickel ABC transporter permease/ATP-binding protein: protein MTAPAAEAPASAAKATRGDRVLRRLVRDPRAWFTALVLLVVVLVSILGPLIAPWPQGWSDVTQSMGPASAEHPLGLDRGGSDILSELIYATPESLFGMLIAVGVSMAIGIPSGLMAGYSRGRWFDNVTDWVANLLMAIPAILVLLVVRGLVGPSLALNMGVFGVMLSPAIYRVVRAATSGVRGELYVDAAWVNGLSTGRIIGSHILRVVRGPIIIQAAFMSALAIAMQAGLEFLGIGSQDTRTWGSMLNNGFREVYSDPTQILWPTLAVGLFCAAAVLGGNALTDAFGRPEPKRQRPTTGATTGIIFGADQPEVAGGAADPAPVKLAIRDLRIGYHNDSGMTEVVHGVDLDLHAGTVLGLVGESGSGKTQTILSVLGLLPSGGTVLEGSRIELDGDDLMGRSRAERRELLGRHIAYIPQEPLVNLDPSFKIGYQLHTPLRAVLGLSSADAKTRSLELLDRVGITDPQRVYDSYPHQISGGMAQRVLIAGAISCEPELLVADEPTTALDVTVQAEVLDLLRDLQRENGMTMLLVTHNFGVVADLCDEVAVMRKGMIVERGDVRTVLRSPSHPYTRALLGAMVENKPPLITPRRPAATERGIAHV, encoded by the coding sequence ATGACCGCTCCCGCCGCAGAGGCTCCCGCATCCGCAGCCAAGGCGACCAGAGGCGATCGGGTACTCCGGCGTCTCGTGCGCGACCCGCGGGCGTGGTTCACCGCGCTCGTGCTGCTCGTCGTGGTGCTCGTCTCGATCCTCGGTCCGCTCATCGCGCCGTGGCCGCAAGGCTGGTCCGACGTCACGCAGTCGATGGGCCCGGCGAGCGCCGAGCACCCGCTCGGGCTCGACCGCGGCGGCAGCGACATCCTGAGCGAACTCATCTACGCCACGCCCGAGAGCCTGTTCGGCATGCTGATCGCCGTCGGCGTATCGATGGCGATCGGCATCCCGTCCGGTCTCATGGCGGGCTACTCGCGCGGGCGCTGGTTCGACAACGTCACCGACTGGGTGGCGAACCTGCTCATGGCAATTCCGGCCATCCTCGTGCTGCTGGTCGTCCGCGGGCTCGTCGGTCCTTCGCTCGCGCTCAATATGGGCGTCTTCGGCGTCATGCTCAGCCCCGCCATCTACCGGGTGGTGCGGGCGGCGACGTCGGGCGTGCGCGGCGAGCTCTATGTCGACGCGGCCTGGGTGAACGGCCTCTCGACCGGTCGCATCATCGGCTCGCACATTCTGCGTGTCGTGCGCGGGCCGATCATCATTCAGGCCGCGTTCATGAGCGCGCTCGCGATCGCGATGCAGGCGGGTCTCGAGTTCCTCGGCATCGGCAGCCAAGACACACGTACGTGGGGCTCGATGCTCAACAACGGCTTCCGCGAGGTCTACAGCGATCCCACGCAGATCCTGTGGCCGACGCTCGCCGTCGGGTTGTTCTGCGCGGCCGCGGTGCTCGGCGGCAACGCGCTCACCGACGCCTTCGGCCGGCCAGAGCCGAAGCGGCAGCGCCCGACGACAGGAGCCACGACTGGCATCATCTTCGGCGCCGATCAACCGGAGGTCGCGGGAGGCGCTGCGGACCCAGCCCCCGTGAAGCTGGCGATTCGCGACCTGCGGATCGGCTATCACAACGACAGCGGTATGACCGAGGTGGTGCACGGCGTCGACCTCGACCTGCATGCGGGCACGGTGCTCGGCCTCGTCGGCGAATCGGGCTCCGGAAAGACGCAGACCATCCTGTCGGTGCTCGGTCTGCTGCCGTCGGGCGGGACCGTGCTCGAGGGGAGCCGGATCGAGCTCGACGGCGACGACCTTATGGGCCGTAGCAGGGCCGAGCGCCGCGAGCTGCTCGGCCGCCACATCGCCTACATTCCACAGGAGCCGCTCGTCAACCTCGACCCGTCGTTCAAGATCGGCTACCAGCTGCACACGCCGCTCAGGGCGGTGTTGGGGCTCTCGTCCGCAGACGCCAAGACGCGATCACTCGAGCTGCTCGATCGCGTCGGCATCACCGACCCGCAGCGGGTCTACGACTCGTACCCGCACCAGATCTCGGGAGGCATGGCGCAGCGGGTCCTTATCGCCGGCGCCATCTCGTGCGAACCGGAATTGCTCGTGGCCGATGAGCCCACGACCGCGCTCGACGTGACCGTGCAGGCCGAGGTGCTCGATCTCCTTCGCGACCTGCAGCGCGAGAATGGCATGACCATGCTGCTCGTGACGCACAACTTCGGGGTCGTGGCGGACCTGTGCGACGAGGTCGCGGTCATGCGCAAGGGCATGATCGTCGAACGCGGCGACGTGCGGACCGTGCTCCGGTCCCCGAGCCACCCCTACACGCGCGCCCTGCTCGGCGCGATGGTCGAGAACAAGCCGCCGCTGATCACCCCCCGGCGGCCCGCTGCGACGGAGCGAGGTATCGCCCATGTCTGA
- a CDS encoding ABC transporter ATP-binding protein, producing the protein MSESTTLDVSDLAVAYPGRGLRAKPIEVLHGVNLTIRAGETHGLVGESGSGKTTLGRAILGLAPVTRGTILLKGEPIRRKTVSDRRRLASRVQVVFQDPYSSLNPAMTVEQLLTEPLRAQGGTRDAASTRIHELLDRVHLPAESMRRYAYEFSGGQRQRLAIARALALGPELIVCDEPVSALDLTTQARILELLVEIQEDTGVSYLFISHDLAVVRHVSHDISVIYRGEIVEQDVAERVTTEPEHPYTRKLWMSSPLPDPDEQAVRRAERRRFLELEAHA; encoded by the coding sequence ATGTCTGAGTCCACAACGCTGGACGTGTCCGACCTGGCCGTTGCCTACCCCGGACGCGGCCTTCGCGCCAAACCGATCGAAGTCCTGCACGGCGTGAATCTCACGATCCGGGCCGGCGAGACCCACGGTCTCGTCGGCGAGTCGGGATCGGGGAAGACGACGCTTGGACGGGCAATCCTGGGTCTTGCGCCGGTCACGCGTGGCACGATCCTCCTGAAGGGCGAGCCCATCCGGCGCAAGACCGTGTCTGACCGCCGGCGACTCGCGTCCCGCGTGCAGGTGGTGTTCCAAGATCCGTACTCGTCATTGAACCCGGCGATGACGGTCGAGCAGCTCCTCACCGAGCCCCTCCGCGCGCAGGGCGGCACGAGAGACGCTGCCAGCACCCGCATCCACGAACTCCTCGATCGGGTGCACCTCCCGGCCGAGAGCATGCGCCGCTACGCCTACGAGTTCTCGGGCGGCCAACGGCAGCGCCTCGCGATCGCCCGCGCGCTCGCGCTCGGGCCTGAGCTGATCGTCTGCGACGAACCCGTCTCGGCGCTCGACCTCACGACGCAGGCGCGTATCCTCGAACTCCTCGTCGAGATTCAGGAAGACACCGGCGTCTCGTATCTCTTCATCTCCCACGACCTCGCCGTCGTCCGGCACGTCAGCCACGACATCTCCGTGATCTACCGCGGCGAGATCGTCGAACAGGATGTCGCGGAACGCGTCACGACCGAACCCGAGCATCCCTACACGCGCAAGCTGTGGATGAGCTCGCCTCTGCCCGACCCCGATGAACAGGCCGTCCGGCGTGCGGAACGCCGCAGATTCCTCGAGCTGGAGGCGCACGCGTGA
- a CDS encoding amidase family protein — MTGTAVALESAEALSSALGEGLTTSVDIVRQCIATIDRLNPLLGAVVHVDRGAALAAAQASDERRARGLARGPLDGIPATVKDTHDIAGQPTTDGHAAFATRVAAHDSEVVARLRDAGVVLLGKTNLPAFSKDGQTWNELFGLTRNPWDLERTAGGSSGGSAVAVATGMAAFDLGADMGGSVRTPAAWNGVFGHKPTWGLVPQTRDPLRPENSGLPLDTAIDIGATGLVARAAGDLALIMHVLVGPLAPDRRAWTATLPPPRVRDASDLVVSVLLDDPFVPTSRETRRVLEEGLAALRARGVTIVEKPLPRPVPALCELFETLSFIGLSGTMPEAAWRERIASLEAEAEAETESESGLGGVGWLWKLHARAAGMTHREWLRLDESRRRLREEWDDYFSDVHALVTPVAPVQAHPHDLDRPPLERRYDNDGVLRPNLPDLRVWPGITGVAYLPSTIAPVGLDDAGLPVGAQVAAAECDDLTAIHVAGLLAEAAGGGSAPPLVDEPIRSASVK, encoded by the coding sequence GTGACCGGCACGGCGGTGGCACTCGAGAGCGCGGAAGCCCTGTCATCGGCGCTCGGCGAAGGGCTCACGACGAGCGTCGACATCGTGCGTCAATGCATCGCCACGATCGACCGGTTGAACCCGCTGTTGGGCGCGGTCGTGCATGTCGATCGGGGGGCCGCGCTGGCGGCAGCGCAGGCGTCCGATGAGCGGCGCGCGCGGGGGCTCGCCCGCGGCCCGCTCGACGGCATCCCGGCCACCGTCAAGGACACCCACGACATCGCCGGCCAACCGACGACCGATGGGCATGCGGCGTTCGCGACGCGCGTCGCCGCCCACGACAGCGAAGTGGTCGCGAGGCTCCGCGACGCGGGCGTCGTGCTTCTCGGCAAGACGAACCTGCCGGCGTTCAGCAAGGACGGGCAGACGTGGAACGAGCTGTTCGGGCTCACGCGGAATCCGTGGGATCTCGAACGCACCGCGGGAGGGTCATCCGGGGGCTCGGCCGTCGCCGTGGCGACCGGCATGGCCGCGTTCGACCTCGGTGCCGACATGGGAGGATCGGTCCGCACGCCGGCAGCCTGGAATGGCGTCTTCGGCCACAAGCCGACGTGGGGGCTCGTCCCGCAGACGCGCGACCCGTTGCGGCCCGAGAATTCGGGCCTGCCGCTGGACACGGCGATCGATATCGGCGCGACGGGCCTCGTGGCCCGTGCGGCCGGCGACCTCGCCCTCATCATGCACGTGCTCGTGGGCCCGCTCGCGCCTGACCGGCGCGCCTGGACCGCGACCCTGCCACCGCCGCGGGTCCGCGATGCCTCCGACCTCGTCGTGTCGGTGCTGCTCGACGACCCCTTCGTGCCGACCTCTCGGGAGACGCGCCGAGTGCTGGAGGAAGGCCTCGCGGCACTTCGGGCACGAGGCGTGACGATCGTCGAGAAACCGCTGCCCAGGCCCGTGCCAGCGCTCTGCGAGCTCTTCGAGACGCTGTCGTTCATCGGTCTCAGTGGCACCATGCCCGAGGCCGCCTGGCGTGAACGGATCGCCTCCCTCGAGGCCGAGGCTGAGGCTGAAACCGAGTCCGAGTCCGGACTCGGCGGCGTCGGCTGGCTGTGGAAGCTGCACGCACGGGCCGCGGGCATGACGCACCGCGAATGGTTGCGACTCGACGAATCGCGGCGCAGGCTCCGCGAGGAGTGGGACGACTACTTCTCGGACGTGCACGCGCTCGTGACGCCCGTCGCTCCCGTTCAGGCGCATCCGCACGATCTCGACCGACCGCCCCTCGAACGCCGATACGACAACGACGGCGTGCTGCGCCCGAACCTGCCGGACCTGCGAGTTTGGCCGGGGATCACGGGCGTCGCGTACCTGCCGTCCACGATCGCGCCTGTCGGCCTCGACGACGCGGGGTTGCCCGTCGGGGCACAGGTGGCGGCGGCCGAATGCGACGACCTCACGGCGATCCACGTCGCCGGTCTCCTCGCCGAGGCCGCCGGCGGGGGCAGTGCTCCGCCCCTTGTCGACGAGCCCATCCGGTCGGCATCAGTTAAGTAA
- a CDS encoding amidohydrolase has product MAETADLILRNARVYPLASHDDTPARGLAVAGGTVLAIARSDDRELDALIGPETEVRDLHGAVVVPGLFDAHSHHLIGGATELSQLRFPTSASVDEVLKAVDAWASEAPDGEWIMGGSWGSSLLEQLSTVAARRRLDAVSHGHPVVLFDDSHHNNWANTAALELAGIPLEGGDDLAEGTVLDADTGETTGVLLERAVLPIRAARDAHSSESETDWMVYSQKAWEMYSAMGVTGLQEAVAEARELRTLHRMEQEDKLIGRVSCCLLFAGSLDQNAMSAEDLDRLARDVESDLLRTDWVKLHMDGVPPARTAAFLDPYLPTPQHGHDHRGDVFHPHEKLVGMLRGYADAGRSVKVHCTGDASVRACLDAIEVLRSEGYTSTRFQIAHGQFVSEDDRVRMRDLSVIAEISPFLWYPGEIPKAIAEVLPEDRARRMQPNRALTDLGVLVAGGSDWPVCPSPNLWEGIAGLVTRADPTNEYPGTLWPEQALTVAEALRVFTINGAEAAGLDHVTGSLEPGKSADFAVIDRDPFVVDPADIAGTRVQETWFRGRRVYLRSMESTPATERTTATT; this is encoded by the coding sequence ATGGCCGAAACTGCAGATCTCATACTTCGCAACGCGCGCGTCTATCCGCTCGCATCGCATGACGACACCCCCGCGCGCGGCCTCGCCGTCGCCGGCGGGACGGTGCTCGCTATCGCCCGCTCCGATGACCGAGAGCTGGATGCGCTCATCGGGCCCGAGACCGAGGTGCGCGATCTCCACGGCGCGGTCGTGGTCCCAGGCCTCTTCGACGCGCACTCACACCACCTCATCGGCGGCGCGACCGAGCTGAGCCAGTTGCGGTTTCCCACGAGCGCCTCGGTCGACGAGGTCCTCAAGGCCGTGGACGCGTGGGCAAGCGAGGCCCCCGACGGGGAGTGGATCATGGGTGGGAGCTGGGGGAGCTCGCTGCTCGAACAGCTCTCCACAGTTGCCGCCCGCCGCCGGCTCGATGCGGTCTCGCACGGCCATCCCGTCGTGTTGTTCGACGACAGCCACCACAACAACTGGGCCAACACCGCGGCCCTTGAACTCGCCGGAATTCCGCTCGAGGGCGGTGACGATCTCGCCGAGGGCACGGTGCTCGACGCAGATACGGGCGAGACCACCGGCGTGCTGCTCGAGCGGGCCGTGCTGCCCATCAGGGCCGCGCGCGACGCGCACTCGTCGGAGTCAGAGACCGACTGGATGGTGTACAGCCAGAAGGCGTGGGAGATGTACTCCGCGATGGGCGTGACTGGCCTGCAGGAAGCCGTGGCGGAGGCACGAGAGCTGCGCACGCTGCACCGCATGGAGCAGGAAGACAAGCTCATCGGCCGAGTCTCGTGCTGTTTGCTGTTCGCCGGCTCCCTCGACCAGAACGCGATGAGCGCGGAAGACCTCGACCGGCTCGCGCGCGACGTCGAGTCCGATCTGCTGCGCACCGACTGGGTCAAGCTGCACATGGACGGCGTTCCGCCCGCGCGCACCGCTGCCTTCCTCGACCCCTACCTGCCGACCCCGCAGCACGGACACGACCATCGTGGCGACGTGTTCCACCCGCACGAGAAACTGGTGGGGATGCTCCGCGGGTACGCCGATGCCGGGCGCTCGGTCAAGGTGCACTGCACGGGCGACGCGAGCGTCCGCGCCTGCCTGGACGCCATCGAGGTGCTCCGGTCCGAGGGATACACGAGCACCCGTTTCCAGATCGCTCACGGGCAGTTCGTGAGCGAGGACGACCGAGTACGCATGCGCGACCTCAGCGTGATCGCCGAGATCTCGCCGTTCCTCTGGTACCCGGGTGAGATCCCGAAGGCCATTGCCGAGGTCCTCCCCGAGGATCGCGCGCGCCGCATGCAACCGAACCGCGCCCTCACCGACCTCGGCGTGCTCGTCGCGGGCGGGTCGGACTGGCCCGTGTGCCCCTCGCCGAACCTCTGGGAGGGCATCGCGGGGCTCGTCACGCGCGCCGACCCGACGAACGAGTATCCGGGGACGCTGTGGCCCGAGCAGGCGCTGACCGTTGCCGAGGCGTTGCGCGTGTTCACGATCAACGGCGCGGAGGCCGCCGGGCTCGACCACGTGACCGGCTCGCTCGAGCCCGGGAAATCGGCCGATTTCGCCGTGATCGACCGAGACCCGTTCGTCGTCGACCCCGCAGACATCGCCGGCACCCGCGTGCAAGAGACCTGGTTCCGTGGCCGCCGCGTGTACCTGCGATCCATGGAGTCCACCCCAGCCACCGAGCGCACGACCGCAACCACCTGA
- a CDS encoding ABC transporter substrate-binding protein gives MQRTRPRSLTATIAATALAGILALTACGGGDAGAQGDETRSLTFGTSAEPATWDAALGDITFTANYYEAVYDRLIVRQSDGELTPGLAESWEYDDEQTTLTLELREGVTFTDDTPFNADAVVANLEHYRDANGPATADLALVDSIQATDEYTVDLGLSAPDPALLENLSFSIGHIMSPTAIESGDIASHPVGTGPYTLDETQTTIGSQYVFQANPDNWRADEVQFQDLTILLLADQSAALNSLQAGQVDVTFLNDLQAAATAEEAGFTRLGTSPSWAGLVIFDRAGSVVPALGDQRVREAIQLAIDTESIKNAYLGGEEASEETAQVFGPSTEGYVPELDSANSFDPERAKELMAEAGYADGFSVTMPYYEVLGAGIMTSIESMLAEIGITVDYQSMSPSEVPPAILGGQFPMGMYTASYEGDWATMTTFLGDNAPFNPFGATDETAQGLIDDYQFGTDEERPAIAQELNEYVVDQAWYTMYGRGQASMFLNPDVVTAEAPQVGGLSLFDFQPVA, from the coding sequence ATGCAACGCACCAGACCCCGATCTCTCACGGCGACGATCGCCGCCACAGCACTGGCGGGCATCCTCGCCCTCACCGCCTGCGGCGGCGGCGACGCCGGCGCGCAGGGCGACGAGACCCGCTCGCTCACCTTCGGCACGTCGGCCGAGCCCGCCACGTGGGATGCCGCCCTGGGCGACATCACCTTCACCGCCAACTACTACGAGGCCGTCTACGACCGCCTCATCGTGCGCCAGTCCGACGGCGAACTGACCCCCGGGCTCGCCGAGTCGTGGGAGTACGACGACGAGCAGACCACGCTCACGCTCGAGCTGCGCGAGGGGGTCACGTTCACGGACGACACGCCGTTCAACGCCGACGCCGTCGTCGCTAACCTCGAGCATTACCGGGATGCCAACGGCCCCGCGACCGCCGATCTCGCGCTCGTAGACAGCATCCAGGCGACCGACGAATACACGGTCGACCTTGGCCTTTCGGCGCCCGACCCCGCACTGCTCGAAAACCTCTCGTTCAGCATCGGGCACATCATGTCGCCCACGGCCATCGAAAGCGGCGACATCGCCTCGCATCCGGTCGGCACGGGCCCGTATACGCTCGACGAGACGCAGACCACCATCGGCTCGCAGTACGTGTTCCAGGCGAACCCCGACAACTGGCGGGCCGACGAGGTGCAGTTCCAGGACCTCACGATCCTGCTGCTTGCCGACCAGTCGGCCGCGCTGAACTCCCTGCAGGCCGGCCAGGTTGACGTGACCTTCCTCAATGACCTCCAGGCGGCCGCGACCGCCGAGGAGGCCGGGTTCACGAGGCTCGGCACGAGTCCGAGCTGGGCCGGCCTCGTCATCTTCGACCGCGCCGGCAGTGTCGTGCCGGCGCTCGGCGACCAGCGCGTTCGCGAAGCCATTCAGCTCGCAATCGACACGGAGTCGATCAAGAACGCCTATCTCGGTGGCGAAGAGGCCAGCGAAGAGACCGCTCAGGTCTTTGGCCCGAGCACGGAGGGGTATGTGCCCGAGCTCGACTCGGCGAACTCGTTTGACCCCGAGCGCGCAAAGGAGCTCATGGCCGAGGCGGGCTACGCCGACGGCTTCAGCGTCACGATGCCGTACTACGAGGTGCTCGGCGCGGGCATCATGACCAGCATCGAGTCGATGCTCGCCGAGATCGGTATCACGGTCGACTACCAGAGCATGTCGCCGTCGGAGGTGCCGCCGGCGATCCTCGGCGGCCAGTTCCCCATGGGCATGTACACGGCGTCGTACGAGGGCGACTGGGCGACCATGACGACCTTCCTGGGCGACAACGCGCCCTTCAACCCGTTCGGCGCGACCGACGAGACCGCGCAGGGGCTCATCGACGACTACCAGTTCGGTACCGATGAGGAGCGCCCGGCGATCGCGCAGGAGCTCAACGAGTACGTCGTCGACCAGGCCTGGTACACGATGTACGGCCGTGGCCAGGCCTCGATGTTCCTCAACCCGGACGTCGTCACGGCCGAGGCGCCGCAGGTCGGCGGGCTGTCGCTCTTCGACTTCCAGCCCGTGGCCTAA
- a CDS encoding amidohydrolase, with product MTTTENHADLVFHGGRVLTLAGEFAPREAIAIRGGVVQAVGDDRDVRSLVGPRTEVIDLGGSTVIPGINDGHLHPVGIGTFRPPFTLSIGKEQVSSIADIRDVVARAVRDKAPGEWIRGFGWDVGYLAEGRTPSREDLDDIAPDHPVVLTQWSGHAAWVNSKALEIAGIGRDTAPPAGGEIVKDGRGEPTGILLEGAAWMMNAAIPPFTDAERREALVLATTMMRSEGITSFTDAGLDLGSIELYREAYAAGDIRQRGTLMVMASQVGDLREALLTVTATMKDAGVDPRFLTVDQVKIAADGVPTQARTAWMSEPYVGGGTGGPILPGETEAEQLATFREWVLTAHELGFQVGTHATGDRAIDVTVEMYEHAVAQLGDRGLRHYVIHSDFASPATLARMAAAGFGASFNPNIKRSTAHQLMDVVGRERIDYEWPYRTALHAGVVVASSSDAPVVHPSFREGIHTMLTRTSAVTGEVFGPGERIGLEEALRTYTVAGAHQDRAEDWKGTLAEGMAADLVVLGGDLLSLTPDEILDVPIEQTVIGGEIVYDAASAS from the coding sequence ATGACCACCACTGAGAACCATGCCGATCTCGTCTTCCACGGCGGCAGGGTGCTGACCCTGGCTGGCGAGTTCGCGCCGCGCGAGGCGATCGCCATCCGCGGCGGGGTGGTACAGGCGGTCGGCGACGATCGCGACGTGCGATCGCTCGTGGGGCCGCGCACCGAGGTCATCGACCTCGGCGGATCCACCGTCATCCCCGGCATCAACGACGGGCACCTGCACCCCGTCGGCATCGGCACCTTCCGGCCGCCGTTCACGCTATCGATCGGCAAGGAACAGGTCTCGTCGATCGCCGACATCCGCGACGTCGTGGCGCGGGCGGTTCGCGACAAAGCGCCGGGGGAGTGGATTCGCGGGTTCGGGTGGGACGTCGGGTACCTCGCCGAGGGGCGCACCCCCTCGCGCGAGGACCTCGACGACATCGCGCCCGATCATCCCGTGGTGCTGACGCAGTGGTCGGGGCACGCCGCATGGGTCAACTCGAAGGCGCTCGAGATCGCCGGCATCGGTCGCGACACGGCGCCGCCCGCGGGCGGCGAGATCGTCAAAGACGGCCGGGGTGAGCCGACCGGCATCCTGCTCGAGGGCGCCGCCTGGATGATGAACGCGGCAATACCGCCGTTCACGGACGCCGAGCGCCGCGAGGCGCTCGTACTCGCGACGACGATGATGCGCTCCGAGGGCATCACGTCGTTCACCGACGCCGGCCTCGACCTCGGCTCGATCGAGCTGTACCGCGAGGCCTACGCCGCGGGCGACATCCGCCAGCGGGGCACGCTCATGGTCATGGCGAGCCAGGTCGGCGACCTGCGCGAGGCCCTGCTCACCGTGACGGCGACGATGAAGGATGCTGGGGTCGACCCCCGCTTCCTCACCGTCGACCAGGTGAAGATCGCGGCCGACGGGGTACCAACGCAGGCGCGCACGGCGTGGATGTCGGAGCCCTACGTCGGCGGCGGCACGGGTGGGCCGATCCTGCCGGGCGAGACGGAGGCCGAGCAGCTCGCGACGTTCCGGGAGTGGGTGCTCACGGCGCACGAACTCGGGTTCCAGGTCGGCACGCACGCAACGGGCGACCGGGCGATTGACGTGACGGTCGAGATGTACGAGCACGCGGTCGCGCAGCTCGGCGACCGCGGCCTACGGCACTACGTCATTCACTCTGACTTCGCATCGCCGGCGACCCTGGCGCGCATGGCCGCGGCCGGATTCGGCGCCAGCTTCAACCCCAACATCAAGCGGTCGACGGCGCACCAGCTCATGGACGTGGTCGGCCGTGAGCGCATCGACTATGAGTGGCCGTATCGCACGGCGCTGCATGCCGGGGTCGTCGTGGCGAGTTCGTCCGATGCCCCCGTCGTGCACCCGAGCTTCCGGGAGGGAATCCACACGATGCTCACGCGAACGAGCGCCGTGACCGGCGAGGTATTCGGGCCGGGGGAGCGGATCGGGCTCGAGGAGGCCCTGCGCACGTACACCGTGGCGGGTGCGCATCAGGATCGCGCCGAGGATTGGAAGGGCACACTCGCAGAGGGCATGGCGGCCGATCTCGTCGTGCTCGGCGGCGACCTGCTTTCGCTCACCCCCGACGAGATCCTGGACGTGCCGATCGAGCAGACAGTGATCGGCGGCGAGATCGTCTACGACGCGGCGAGCGCTTCCTGA
- a CDS encoding DUF378 domain-containing protein, with the protein MVWITRIATALTAIGGINWGLVGAFSFNLVDAIFGERSVVSRIVYVLVGTSALVTLATLVRPNPDVARIDE; encoded by the coding sequence GTGGTTTGGATCACCCGCATCGCCACCGCGCTCACGGCCATCGGAGGCATCAACTGGGGCCTTGTCGGCGCGTTCTCGTTCAACCTCGTCGACGCGATCTTCGGGGAGAGATCGGTCGTGTCGCGCATTGTCTATGTCCTGGTCGGAACCTCGGCACTGGTGACGCTCGCAACGCTCGTGCGCCCGAACCCGGATGTGGCTCGCATCGACGAGTGA
- a CDS encoding MBL fold metallo-hydrolase produces the protein MHLLPSSAAARERAPGRGSPRLTRNVVPGVHRLEHAHVNCYLLDDAQGITIVDAALPATWRHVPAALDAIGRIPSDVRAVVLTHAHFDHLGFARRIRTAWGVPILGHALEQPIASHPYRYAHESPRFGSALRHVSGAAIIARMAAAGALMVPGVDDLEPIAPGTELDLPGRPRVVFTPGHTFGHCALHLPAADAVLTGDALVTLDPYTGARGPRLVSRDATADSAAALDALDALDELDASVLLPGHGEPWRDGVRAATAAARRAGVH, from the coding sequence ATGCACCTGCTCCCTTCCTCCGCCGCGGCCCGAGAGCGCGCTCCCGGTCGCGGCTCGCCCCGCCTCACGCGTAACGTCGTGCCCGGCGTGCACCGCCTCGAGCACGCGCACGTCAACTGTTACCTGCTCGACGACGCGCAGGGCATCACGATCGTCGACGCCGCCCTGCCCGCCACCTGGCGGCACGTGCCGGCCGCGCTCGACGCCATCGGCCGCATCCCCTCCGACGTGCGCGCGGTCGTCCTCACGCACGCGCACTTCGATCATCTCGGCTTCGCCCGGCGCATCCGCACCGCCTGGGGCGTGCCGATCCTCGGGCACGCCCTCGAGCAGCCGATCGCCTCGCACCCGTACCGCTACGCGCACGAGTCGCCGCGGTTCGGCTCCGCTCTCCGGCACGTGAGCGGCGCGGCCATCATCGCCCGCATGGCCGCCGCCGGAGCGCTCATGGTGCCCGGCGTCGACGACCTCGAGCCCATCGCGCCCGGCACCGAGCTCGACCTGCCGGGGCGTCCGCGCGTGGTGTTCACACCGGGGCATACGTTCGGCCACTGCGCGCTCCACCTGCCCGCGGCGGATGCGGTGCTCACTGGCGACGCCCTCGTCACGCTCGACCCCTACACGGGCGCCCGCGGGCCGCGCCTCGTCTCGCGCGACGCTACGGCCGACTCGGCGGCCGCGCTCGACGCCCTCGACGCCCTCGACGAGCTCGACGCTTCGGTCCTCCTGCCCGGGCACGGCGAGCCGTGGCGCGACGGCGTTCGCGCCGCGACCGCGGCCGCCAGGCGGGCCGGCGTGCACTGA